Proteins from a genomic interval of bacterium:
- a CDS encoding AAA family ATPase, whose protein sequence is MDGARTLIVVAGPNGAGKTLFAGRFAAQSRLEFVNADLIAAERWPGEEESRAYEAAAAAAERRFELIAAGRSFVAETVFSHPSKVDFVRATMEVGYIVAMHVVMVPEDLAVARVRTRVRSGGHRVPEEKIRGRYRRLWGLVAEAAGMCDEAFFYDNTSARNPFRLVAELDRGVPVGIPAWPDWVPSELEALGR, encoded by the coding sequence CGAACGGCGCTGGCAAGACCCTGTTCGCCGGACGGTTCGCGGCCCAGTCCCGCCTTGAGTTCGTGAACGCCGACTTGATTGCCGCGGAGCGATGGCCCGGCGAAGAAGAGTCCCGTGCTTATGAGGCTGCCGCTGCTGCTGCAGAACGGCGCTTTGAGCTGATCGCCGCAGGGCGGTCGTTTGTAGCTGAGACTGTGTTCTCCCACCCGTCCAAAGTCGACTTCGTCCGCGCCACCATGGAAGTTGGCTACATCGTGGCCATGCACGTCGTCATGGTGCCGGAGGACCTCGCGGTCGCACGGGTTCGCACCCGCGTCCGCTCCGGAGGGCACCGGGTCCCCGAGGAGAAGATCCGGGGCCGGTACCGGCGTCTGTGGGGACTGGTGGCAGAAGCGGCAGGTATGTGCGACGAAGCCTTCTTCTACGACAACACGTCAGCCCGCAACCCGTTCAGACTGGTGGCCGAGCTCGACAGGGGAGTACCCGTCGGGATCCCTGCCTGGCCAGACTGGGTGCCTTCCGAACTGGAAGCCCTCGGACGCTGA